In Onychostoma macrolepis isolate SWU-2019 chromosome 06, ASM1243209v1, whole genome shotgun sequence, one DNA window encodes the following:
- the LOC131542676 gene encoding odorant receptor 131-2-like has protein sequence MNSSAVSEYSNSSLLLLNAIPRDSFSAALTKNIVAMLVWLALSILNCSMVSTFRNHSFFYEDPRYIMFICMVINDAVQLTLVTALYVVSYAFSKILASACCPLIMTAVTTTRSTPLILAGMALERYISICFPLHYSHICTVTRTMWIIGVVFLLSFTPPLTDLFISVAKEPPLFFHTSIFCDHSLLFRDRSIYYKNCVFDSVYFSFVFLTLLYTYCKIMLTARAASTDLVSAKKARNTVLLHGVQLLLCMLAFVVPSMQAPLIQLFPMYGLEIRYVNFLLVYIIPRFLSPMIYGFRDEKFRKYWLKYFVSKAHKVNPDRYFSQKPG, from the exons ATGAACTCCAGCGCTGTCTCAGAGTACAGTAACTCCTCTTTACTCCTCCTGAATGCCATACCGCGGGACAGCTTCAGCGCTGCTCTCACTAAAAACATTGTGGCCATGCTTGTGTGGCTGGCGCTCAGTATCCTTAACTGCAGTATGGTGTCCACTTTCCGCAATCACAGTTTCTTCTATGAAGATCCAcgttatatcatgtttatctgCATGGTCATTAATGATGCAGTACAACTGACGCTGGTCACCGCCTTGTATGTG GTGAGTTATGCCTTCTCAAAGATCCTGGCATCTGCCTGCTGCCCGCTGATCATGACCGCTGTGACGACCACGCGCTCCACCCCGCTCATCCTGGCCGGCATGGCCCTGGAGCGCTACATCTCCATCTGCTTCCCTCTCCATTACAGCCACATCTGCACGGTCACCCGCACCATGTGGATCATCGGAGTCGTATTCCTCCTGAGCTTCACTCCACCTCTCACCGATCTTTTCATCAGCGTGGCCAAAGAACCACCACTGTTCTTCCACACGTCCATTTTCTGCGATCACTCACTCCTATTCCGAGACCGTTCAATTTATTACAAGAACTGCGTGTTTGACAGCGTGTATTTCTCTTTTGTCTTCTTGACTTTGCTTTATACGTACTGTAAGATCATGCTGACGGCCCGTGCGGCCTCCACTGACCTGGTGTCAGCCAAGAAGGCCCGAAACACAGTGCTGCTCCATGGGGTTCAGCTGTTGCTGTGCATGCTGGCGTTTGTCGTGCCGTCCATGCAGGCTCCGCTCATACAACTGTTTCCAATGTATGGCCTAGAGATCCGTTATGTTAATTTTCTTCTGGTCTACATTATCCCACGGTTTCTCAGTCCTATGATTTATGGATTCAGGGATGAGAAGTTTCGCAAGTATTGGCTCAAATACTTTGTCTCTAAAGCACACAAAGTAAATCCGGACAGATATTTCTCTCAAAAGCCTGGATGA
- the LOC131543071 gene encoding odorant receptor 131-2-like, translating into MNSTIPKDLFYDMFIKNFISVVLGLIISYINGTFVLVFFKNTIFCSDPRYILYIHLVINDIIMLSISVFLQVAAYVFRNVNVSVCSLVLLFAVIVTKNNPLNLACMAIERYISICKPLHHPQICTVRRTYILIWFIWTLSAVPAFSDIFITLSTQPASFFSTVFLCHGLFIYNTWQHTVKDTVSNVVYLSFVWVTLIVTYFKVLSAANAASADRVSARKARNTILLHGGQLLLCMMSYVTALVDSALVDLFPQSRSTILFILYLLSNVLPRLLSPLIYGLRDKQFSKRIKVYFYCKQVSTQIIPVK; encoded by the coding sequence ATGAACAGCACCATTCCAAAGGATCTGTTTTATGACATGTTCATCAAGAACTTCATCAGTGTAGTCCTCGGACTAATCATCAGCTATATCAATGGGACATTTGTGCTTGTCTTTTTCAAAAATACCATTTTCTGCAGTGACCCAAGATACATTTTATACATCCATTTGGTAATCAATGACATAATTATGCTGTCCATTTCTGTGTTCTTACAAGTTGCAGCATATGTGTTTCGTAACGTCAATGTATCTGTTTGTTCTCTTGTGCTATTATTTGCAGTTATAGTCACCAAGAACAATCCACTAAATCTGGCCTGCATGGCCATAGAGCGTTACATTTCCATTTGCAAACCATTACATCACCCACAAATATGCACAGTTCGCAGGACCTACATTCTCATCTGGTTCATATGGACTCTGTCAGCAGTGCCAGCTTTCAGTGATATATTCATCACATTATCAACTCAACCAGCAAGCTTTTTCTCAACTGTGTTTTTATGCCACGGATTGTTCATTTACAACACCTGGCAACACACAGTCAAAGATACTGTGTCGAATGTTGTGTATTTGTCATTTGTGTGGGTTACGCTGATCGTCACGTACTTCAAGGTTCTTTCCGCAGCAAACGCTGCTAGTGCAGATCGAGTGTCTGCTAGAAAGGCCCGGAACACGATACTGCTGCACGGAGGTCAGCTTTTACTGTGTATGATGTCCTACGTCACCGCACTCGTAGATTCAGCACTTGTAGATCTTTTTCCTCAGAGTCGATCAACTATTCTCTTTATTCTGTATTTGTTGTCAAATGTTCTACCAAGGTTACTAAGCCCACTAATCTACGGCTTGAGAGATAAGCAATTTTCTAAGCGTatcaaagtgtatttttattgcaAACAAGTAAGTACACAGATAATTCCAGTGAAGTAA